Sequence from the candidate division KSB1 bacterium genome:
CGGTACGCATAATCCAACGTGACCGGAAAACCGACGTTGAACTTGACGCCCAGTCCGAACGACGGCCCGAAGAGATAGTCTTCGCTCGCCGAAACGAACTTGCCGCTTTCGTTCTCACCCAATCCTTCTTTGAATGCCAGAGAATAAGCACCGCGCAGGAATAAAAAGTCGCGCAGCGACAGCTCGGCGCCGGCAATGTACTGATCATAGGCGTAAGCGTTGTTCACAAAAGCGCCCATCAGATCGAGATTGATCTGTTCGCCGAGGTTGAGGGCATAAGAAACGCCCAGCTTGAGCTGTGACGGTAAGTCGAACGAAGCCGTCGGGATCGAGACCGAGGTCTGCACGGTTCCGGCTTCGGTGCCGGGCATGATCACGCGGCGCTCCAGATCGGTACCGATGAACTTCATATTGGTGCCGAAATTGGTCAGCACCACGCCCAGCTTGAGACCGGAGACCGGACTGACGTATTGCAGACCAAAGTCAAAGCCGACACCCTGCGCGCCCGTGCTCATGATGCGCTCGGTGACCAGTTTTGCCGTGGCGCCGAACAGAATGCGGTCGGTCATCTTGCGGCTGTAGGTCAGTCCGACGGTCAGATAGGTGGGTGAAAACACCTTGCCGGTGCCTTCGGGATTGGTAACGGTGGTCTCCATAATGTCGCCGAAGCTGAGGGTTTTAAGGCTCAAACCGATGGCGCCGACGCGGCTGACCTGCGTGGCAACCGCAAGATAGTTCACGTCGATGTCGCCGATCCAGTTTTGATGCGAGAACATCGCTTCGGTGTTGCTTTCCGCCATGGCCACGCCGGCCGGGTTCCAATAGATCGCGTCGATGCCGAACACTCCTGCAGTGTTGGCGCCGCTCAAAGCCGTGGAACGCGCGCCGACCGGGATCAGCAGCTCGGTCGCTCCGGCCGTGGCGATGCGCTTCCCGGTGCCGGCGAAAACGGTCGCACTCGACAGCAGGAGAACGCCCGTCAAGAGTACTGCGATAAATCCTTTATATCTCATGGTACGTTCCTTTCTCTTTTTCTTCCAATCCGACAATAATCAAGCCTCGATGAATTAGTAGTAGAGCAGACGCTCATCGCGGTTGATTACTGCAAGCTTGAGAATTTTTTCGCCGACATCCTTGATTTCGATGTGAACGATGTACATGCCGCTGGCCACCGGTACGTCGGCCGCGTTGCGCACATCCCATTCCGCATAAGCGGTGCCGAGCGAGCCCTGTTTCTGCCGATCGGCGTCGGTGATCACGCGCACCAAGTTGCCTGCCAGGTCAAAGATGCGGATGGTGGCGCCGTTGGCCGGCATATTGGTGAAGCGGATAATTCGCTGCGTCGGCTGGGTTTCGTTCGGACTCCAGGCCCAATAGGGATTGGGAACCGCGTTGATGCGGTCGAGCTGGAGTTTGGCCACCTCCGGACCTCTCACTGGCGCAGGCGGGGTGAGTTCAAAGACATCATTTTCACTGTTAATGTGGTTAGCCAGAATGACGAACTTGTCCTGGCCGGTGCCGCCGGGAGAGAACTCGGCTTCGCCGCGACGGTTCACTGCCAACCACCACATGATCGGCAGCTCAAGCTGCGTCAAATCACCAAAGTAATCAGGATTGGGCGTTTCGCTGTAATCGACGTCGAGAATGAACAGCCATTCCCGCGGACCGGTAGATGCGGTGTTGTCATAGTTCGTGTGAGGCCCGGGGAACCATTTGCCGTCGACCAATCCGCCTTCCACATTGTTTTCCATGAACATAACAGCCAGGCGTCGAGGCTTATCGGGATTCTCAATGTCAAAAGCTGCCAAGGGAACGTTCTTTGCGAACTCTTGATAAGCATAACCGCCGCTTGGATTCAGAATGAAAGGAGCGAATTCGGGCTTTGCCGGCGGAGCGGCAGCTCGTCGCATGTAACGATAGCCGTAGGAGACATTCGGATCATTGGGATCAAAGTTGCCGTTTTTATCCACCTTGGCCAGTACCAGCATGACGTTTTTCAACTTAGAGGCCGGGTAGTTATAGCCTGAGCCGAAGAAGGTCGAAGGTTGGGCCCAACCAATGGCGCCGTTAAAACCTTCAAAATGGAATCCGTCAGCGCCTGCCCAAGTAAAGCGGCGAGTGCTTCCCTCCGGAATCTGCCAATCCTTCATTCCCGGCGGCGGACCAGTGACATAAACTTTCATGCCGTCGATGATCGGATAGTCCTCATCGCCGGTTTGATTGGGATTGTCCTCCACGAGCATCTTGCCGGTGTTCTTGTCCTTCAGGCTCCACACATATCCTTCTTCGGTCTCTTTGAAGGTTACCTGATAGGTGTGCCCAGTCAATTTCAGAGCAT
This genomic interval carries:
- a CDS encoding PorV/PorQ family protein is translated as MRYKGFIAVLLTGVLLLSSATVFAGTGKRIATAGATELLIPVGARSTALSGANTAGVFGIDAIYWNPAGVAMAESNTEAMFSHQNWIGDIDVNYLAVATQVSRVGAIGLSLKTLSFGDIMETTVTNPEGTGKVFSPTYLTVGLTYSRKMTDRILFGATAKLVTERIMSTGAQGVGFDFGLQYVSPVSGLKLGVVLTNFGTNMKFIGTDLERRVIMPGTEAGTVQTSVSIPTASFDLPSQLKLGVSYALNLGEQINLDLMGAFVNNAYAYDQYIAGAELSLRDFLFLRGAYSLAFKEGLGENESGKFVSASEDYLFGPSFGLGVKFNVGFPVTLDYAYRLTEFFNNAQFFCLTVGF